The Lycium barbarum isolate Lr01 chromosome 9, ASM1917538v2, whole genome shotgun sequence genome has a segment encoding these proteins:
- the LOC132611804 gene encoding zinc finger BED domain-containing protein RICESLEEPER 2-like → MAERSDKVIGESEASNAASHAEITQSTSAKKRRKSHKGEDMANGISRCLREWGINKIFTVTVDNASSNYVTIKELSKQLTKMGTNLMNGNHLHVRCMAHIMNLVVQDGLKECSLSIERVRHAVRYVRQSLARLKIFQESCDDEQLSCKKTLCLDVPTRWNSTYLMLSRAVEFENALSNYASREIGLRHYLENSYVEIGITVGELFSSDWVHVKRITRFLEIFYLLTLKISGSRYVTSNIHFLEMCTVAVYLNQLMAREDTGLSNMAKKMKEKFNKYWGDPAKMNKIIFISCILDPRYKLESVSYALVKMFGEKGSSIQAEVKKYMTSIFREYVKSSSKGSMLVESSPCSSLDTSTSGLSSSQVSTQSTGLLESLMKDLKSYKTASGGVDARTELDKYFGEETEDDSKEFNILDWWKMNSARFPILAKMARDVLAVPVSSVASESAFSTGGRLLDSFRSSLTPKLVQALVCLQDWLRSEKLKQLVSVEEDLDNLEQLEQGYLLVAAIEKAPAVVRKKLCKEKQICYWIILCKKTITPFSKNAGSGTTSVYKMVEYAVSGILHDFTYKVVVEEQLGGE, encoded by the exons ATGGCTGAACGAAGTGATAAGGTGATAGGTGAAAGTGAGGCTTCAAATGCAGCTAGTCATGCTGAAATAACTCAGTCAACTAGTgctaaaaaaaggagaaaaag CCATAAAGGTGAAGATATGGCAAATGGTATTAGTAGGTGCTTACGTGAGTGGGGGATAAATAAGATCTTTACTGTCACAGTTGATAATGCAAGCTCAAATTATGTGACAATAAAAGAATTGTCTAAGCAATTAACAAAAATGGGAACTAATTTGATGAACGGTAATCACCTTCACGTGAGGTGTATGGCTCATATCATGAATCTTGTCGTCCAGGATGGTTTAAAAGAATGCTCTTTGTCTATTGAACGTGTTAGACATGCAGTTAGATATGTTAGGCAGTCTCTTGCGAGGTTGAAAATATTTCAAGAAAGTTGTGATGATGAACAACTCAGTTGCAAAAAAACTTTATGTTTAGATGTTCCAActaggtggaattccacctaTCTGATGTTGAGTAGGGCTGTTGAATTTGAGAATGCACTTTCAAATTATGCTTCCCGTGAAATTGGCCTGAGACATTATCTTGAAAATTCTTATGTTGAAATTGGAATCACTGTTGGTGAACTTTTCAGTAGTGATTGGGTCCATGTGAAAAGAATTACGAGATTTCTTGAGATATTTTATCTTCTTACTTTGAAAATATCTGGATCACGTTATGTTACGTCAAATATTCATTTTCTTGAAATGTGTACGGTTGCTGTTTATTTGAATCAATTGATGGCTAGGGAAGACACTGGTTTAAGCAATATGGCaaaaaagatgaaagaaaaatttAATAAGTATTGGGGAGATCCAGCAAAAATGAACAAGATAATTTTTATTTCATGTATTTTGGATCCTCGTTACAAGCTTGAATCAGTTAGCTATGCACTTGTAAAGATGTTTGGGGAAAAAGGGTCATCTATACAAGCAGAAGTAAAGAAGTACATGACTTCAATATTTAGAGAGTATGTAAAATCCAGCTCAAAAGGCAGCATGCTTGTTGAATCTTCACCTTGCTCTTCACTGGACACTTCTACTTCCGGGCTTTCTAGCAGTCAAGTAAGTACCCAAAGTACAGGACTTTTAGAATCACTCATGAAAGATCTAAAGAGCTATAAAACAGCGAGTGGAGGTGTGGATGCTAGAACGGAGTTAGATAAATATTTTGGTGAAGAAACTGAGGATGACAGTAAAGAATTTAACATCCTAGACTGGTGGAAAATGAACTCAGCTAGATTTCCTATTCTTGCTAAGATGGCTCGTGATGTATTAGCTGTACCAGTTTCAAGTGTGGCATCTGAATCTGCGTTTAGTACTGGAGGACGTCTTCTTGATTCATTTAGGAGTTCATTGACTCCTAAATTAGTGCAAGCTCTAGTGTGTCTTCAAGATTGGCTTCGAAGTGAAAAATTAAAACAACTTGTTAGTGTTGAGGAAGATCTTGATAATCTCGAGCAGCTTGAACAAG GATACTTGCTGGTTGCTGCAATAGAAAAAGCACCAGCAGTTGTGCGAAAGAAGTTGTGCAAGGAAAAGCAAATATGCTATTGGATTATATTGTGCAAAA